The Sporocytophaga myxococcoides genome includes a window with the following:
- a CDS encoding DUF5723 family protein, with protein sequence MKYVYLLAFFLIASSSFGQLETDRNFRFLYDLRNPAYANEAGDSDYLDITATSGYNSNAVTSSFIKKLVFGGFIDNGLKDQVSSRLKEVNRFGFDFSAGISGRASLGSASFLAGLYYKEHLDVRFSKDLFELVFRGNSGFAGQTINISPLKYRYFDSQSLYVGLEKDLNEKLRVGGGISFIRGGRFNQAILNRGDLYTEPSGAYIDINADPNISYSDRSKGTFSSDGLGASLNLYGRYQIGEKSTLLLEARDIGFIRWKNLNNFRGDSAYRYDGFFVDDIFTLNNGFLDRYNPDSLAKDLKIQNTKKNISYLIPATFHIQYVQHLNSKISLSGGLKYVWNASYLPRVYLKGIYYITETLIVIPAFGYGGYGKGDVELGLAKSFKDKYFISLNGLFIEYVAMPSKSSGLGLNFSFTKTF encoded by the coding sequence ATGAAATACGTTTACCTTTTGGCCTTTTTTTTAATAGCTTCTTCCTCTTTCGGTCAGCTCGAAACTGACAGAAATTTCAGATTTTTATATGATCTGAGAAATCCTGCTTATGCCAATGAGGCCGGGGATTCCGATTACCTTGATATAACTGCAACCTCAGGTTATAACAGCAATGCAGTTACCAGTTCATTTATAAAAAAACTGGTTTTCGGTGGTTTTATTGACAATGGATTAAAAGATCAGGTGAGCAGCAGGCTAAAGGAAGTCAACCGCTTTGGCTTTGATTTTTCAGCCGGCATTAGCGGCAGAGCCAGCCTGGGTTCTGCTAGTTTTTTAGCTGGCCTTTATTATAAAGAACACCTGGATGTCAGGTTTTCTAAAGACTTGTTTGAGCTTGTATTCAGAGGCAATAGCGGATTTGCAGGACAAACTATTAACATCTCTCCTCTTAAATACAGATATTTTGATTCACAAAGTCTATATGTAGGTCTTGAAAAAGATCTGAATGAAAAATTAAGAGTCGGAGGCGGTATATCTTTCATAAGAGGAGGAAGATTTAACCAGGCGATATTGAACCGGGGCGATTTATATACAGAACCATCCGGAGCTTATATTGATATTAATGCAGATCCCAATATTTCTTATTCTGACAGAAGCAAAGGAACTTTCAGCTCTGATGGATTGGGCGCTTCCTTAAATCTTTATGGAAGATATCAGATCGGTGAAAAGTCAACACTTTTGCTGGAAGCCAGAGACATAGGATTTATCAGATGGAAGAATCTAAATAACTTTCGTGGTGATTCCGCCTACAGATACGATGGATTTTTCGTAGATGATATCTTCACACTGAATAATGGATTTCTTGATCGATACAATCCGGACTCTTTGGCTAAGGATCTGAAAATTCAAAATACAAAAAAGAATATTTCATACCTCATCCCTGCTACTTTTCACATTCAATATGTGCAGCATCTGAATTCAAAAATCAGTCTTTCAGGCGGATTAAAATATGTTTGGAATGCGAGCTATCTACCAAGGGTGTATTTAAAAGGAATTTATTACATAACCGAAACCCTCATTGTAATACCTGCGTTTGGATATGGTGGGTACGGAAAAGGAGATGTAGAGTTGGGCTTAGCCAAATCTTTTAAAGACAAATATTTTATTTCTTTAAACGGATTATTCATAGAATATGTGGCAATGCCTTCTAAATCTTCCGGACTCGGTTTAAATTTTTCTTTCACAAAAACCTTTTAG
- a CDS encoding T9SS type A sorting domain-containing protein, producing MASFSRFILLLLLICSLPAFPQISGVINTYAKVTVIDETCNSVSIAPVSGFSVGDKVLIIQMKGGEINESNTSSYGNLTGAGFGSAGNYEINEVAAINGAILYLKYELIRTYDPTNKVQIVNIPVYTDVSIDGVLTSAPWNGDTGGVLIFESTGDVTMNADIDVSGMGFRGGECSLNGGDCAYLQDGPYNSQTNAGRSGKKGEGVAEFSSGMETGRGKQLNGGGAGLDLNSGGAGGGNYGNGGNGGNTSSGCGNFASSNPGVGGLGFTTTIETQNKIFLGGGGGGGHQDNGLCNPGGNGGGIVIIKAVRIEGNGHSILANGNSVAENLPDHGDGNGGGGAGGAVLLDASVSSSFISTPPSIDVSGGRGGNTNNQNSPTRNFGPGGGGGGGVVWLKGSASPVLPITVAGGLPGNSRLCACSHGAVQGANGATLLNLVLPISNPEGDGVCYKTTPVHLLSYTAVRKGCCALLKWNTVSESKNRFFTIEKSEDGAHFSEIGRVPGTNSSIVSEYFYSDDLKGKEGKYYYKLSQTDENGTVNFLGIRTVAVALDGELKLVQSVYPNPFTRSVTIELNRYEKGILVSIVDMTGRVVLQNRADTKERGEVVLFQEHLPSGAYILIVRSNGIEEKILLIKE from the coding sequence ATGGCCTCATTTTCAAGATTTATATTGCTATTGCTGCTGATCTGCAGTCTACCTGCTTTTCCCCAGATTTCAGGAGTAATAAATACTTATGCCAAAGTAACAGTAATAGATGAAACCTGCAATTCTGTTTCAATTGCTCCTGTTTCAGGTTTTTCTGTTGGAGACAAGGTGCTGATTATTCAGATGAAGGGAGGTGAGATCAACGAGTCTAACACTTCTTCTTATGGAAATCTTACTGGTGCAGGTTTTGGAAGTGCCGGCAATTATGAAATTAACGAAGTAGCAGCGATTAATGGTGCAATTCTATATTTAAAATATGAATTGATAAGAACTTATGATCCTACAAATAAAGTCCAGATAGTGAATATTCCTGTTTATACTGATGTATCAATAGATGGAGTGCTTACCAGTGCTCCATGGAATGGAGATACTGGAGGTGTTCTGATTTTTGAATCTACAGGTGATGTGACAATGAATGCTGATATTGATGTTTCCGGAATGGGTTTTAGGGGTGGAGAATGCAGTTTAAACGGAGGTGATTGCGCTTATCTTCAGGATGGTCCTTATAATAGTCAAACTAATGCAGGAAGATCCGGAAAAAAAGGTGAAGGTGTTGCTGAATTTTCATCTGGAATGGAAACAGGAAGGGGAAAACAATTGAATGGAGGAGGAGCTGGTCTGGATTTAAATTCCGGAGGAGCCGGCGGGGGCAATTATGGTAATGGCGGTAATGGAGGAAATACTTCTTCAGGATGTGGAAATTTTGCTTCAAGCAATCCGGGAGTTGGAGGTTTGGGATTTACTACAACTATAGAAACTCAGAATAAAATCTTTCTTGGAGGCGGAGGCGGGGGAGGACATCAGGATAATGGTCTGTGCAATCCTGGTGGTAATGGAGGGGGAATAGTTATTATTAAAGCAGTTCGAATTGAAGGCAATGGTCATTCTATTTTAGCCAATGGAAATTCAGTTGCTGAAAATCTACCGGATCATGGAGATGGGAATGGTGGTGGTGGTGCAGGAGGAGCTGTGCTGCTGGATGCCTCTGTGTCTTCAAGTTTTATTTCAACACCCCCTAGTATAGATGTTTCAGGTGGAAGGGGAGGAAATACCAACAACCAGAATAGTCCAACCAGAAATTTCGGTCCCGGTGGGGGCGGTGGAGGGGGTGTTGTATGGCTAAAAGGATCTGCATCACCTGTTTTGCCCATTACAGTAGCTGGAGGATTACCCGGTAATTCAAGATTATGTGCATGTTCCCATGGAGCGGTGCAAGGTGCCAATGGGGCGACATTGTTAAATCTGGTACTCCCAATCAGTAATCCCGAAGGTGATGGAGTTTGTTACAAAACAACACCTGTTCACTTGTTAAGCTATACGGCGGTTCGGAAGGGTTGCTGCGCTTTGTTAAAATGGAACACAGTGTCAGAAAGCAAAAACAGATTTTTTACTATTGAAAAATCTGAAGACGGAGCTCATTTTTCTGAGATTGGGAGAGTGCCTGGTACTAATTCCTCAATTGTTTCTGAATATTTTTATAGTGATGATTTAAAAGGGAAAGAGGGCAAGTATTACTATAAGTTAAGCCAGACAGATGAAAATGGAACAGTAAATTTCCTCGGCATACGAACAGTAGCAGTAGCGTTGGATGGAGAATTGAAGCTTGTCCAGAGCGTGTATCCTAATCCATTCACCAGGTCCGTGACCATTGAGTTAAATAGATATGAGAAAGGAATTTTAGTATCTATAGTTGATATGACCGGCCGTGTAGTGCTTCAAAACAGGGCAGATACAAAAGAAAGGGGAGAGGTAGTGCTTTTTCAGGAGCATCTACCTTCAGGTGCATATATCTTGATTGTTCGAAGTAATGGTATTGAAGAAAAGATCCTCCTGATAAAAGAATAA
- a CDS encoding NAD(P)-dependent oxidoreductase, producing MKIALIGATGHIGSRILKESLSRGHEVTAIVRDPSKLAYTGTRLKIVQGDIFDPDHISEIVRNSEVVISAFGPGLKETDNLIKATQALITAIKSSGKIRLIAVGGAGSLEVGEGRLLVDSPEFPQEWKPIAKAHKEALSLYEKEFGLDWTNISPSALIEPGDRTGIFRISGNKLLIDSEGTSKISMEDFAVAILNEVENPKFRKTRFTVGY from the coding sequence ATGAAAATAGCATTAATAGGAGCCACCGGCCATATCGGTAGTAGAATACTTAAAGAATCTTTAAGCAGAGGACATGAAGTTACAGCAATTGTCAGAGATCCTTCAAAGCTAGCGTATACAGGAACAAGGTTAAAAATAGTTCAGGGAGACATTTTTGATCCTGACCATATTTCTGAGATAGTTAGAAATTCAGAAGTTGTCATAAGCGCTTTTGGTCCTGGTTTGAAAGAAACAGATAACCTTATAAAAGCAACCCAGGCACTTATTACTGCTATAAAAAGCTCTGGGAAAATAAGGCTTATTGCAGTCGGAGGAGCAGGATCTCTTGAGGTAGGAGAAGGAAGGTTACTCGTTGACTCTCCCGAATTTCCTCAGGAATGGAAACCAATAGCTAAAGCACATAAAGAAGCTTTGTCTCTTTATGAAAAGGAATTTGGTTTGGATTGGACGAACATAAGTCCCTCTGCTTTGATAGAACCAGGAGACAGAACAGGTATCTTTAGAATCAGTGGCAACAAATTACTGATTGACTCAGAAGGAACCAGCAAGATATCAATGGAAGACTTTGCCGTAGCAATTTTAAATGAGGTAGAAAATCCCAAATTCAGAAAAACCAGATTTACTGTGGGCTATTAA
- a CDS encoding transposase, with product MQTTVEYLNVYKDEGFAIEAFKKFRLKKGVVCKKCGSTHHYWLKSKQQFQCKDCKFRTTIRSGTVLEGSKLPISYFFITLHLLLKKGNTLTVDELQVNTNHKYYEPLWDFLRKVKEYIRKNEQDPILITYLEVLNESSIPKAS from the coding sequence ATGCAGACAACAGTAGAATATCTAAACGTATATAAGGATGAAGGTTTTGCTATTGAAGCTTTCAAAAAGTTTCGTCTGAAAAAAGGAGTAGTTTGCAAAAAATGTGGTTCTACACATCATTATTGGCTTAAATCCAAACAACAATTCCAGTGCAAGGACTGCAAATTCAGGACAACCATCAGAAGCGGGACTGTTCTGGAAGGCAGCAAACTTCCTATTTCATATTTCTTTATTACACTTCACTTATTATTAAAAAAAGGAAATACTCTCACTGTAGATGAGCTTCAGGTAAATACCAATCATAAATATTACGAGCCTTTGTGGGATTTTCTGAGGAAAGTAAAGGAGTATATAAGAAAAAATGAGCAGGATCCTATTCTGATTACTTACCTTGAAGTACTAAATGAATCCTCTATCCCTAAAGCTTCATGA
- a CDS encoding AI-2E family transporter yields the protein MTHLNERKFTDNAYFRFSILVISTYFFFSGLYYVQGIISPILFAGILAMLVLPICNKLEEKKVSRGISIVICLLLILLVVSSVIYLFTSQLIELSDDFPFIKKRALEKYSEINKFIEQETRISVSKQNSMLKEGIQKFLSGAGDTFKEILMSLSTGFGNFLLVLIYIFFFLLLRDRIKNFILMLFKPELHAQVNLIINKIKKLSIHYLSGLLIEMIIYGVISSAGFLLLGLKQAIFFGFLGGVLNLIPYLGALIGAALPFVVALIYEDSFIYPLGVIGVVLVVQFIDNNFVTPKIVAGYIRINALASIIVIFIGGAIWGIDGMVLFLPLLGIMKIICDNIPVLKPYGYLVGEDDEEASGGFGTKLKDWIQKKLKKK from the coding sequence ATGACACATTTAAACGAAAGAAAATTTACAGATAACGCTTATTTTCGATTTTCGATATTAGTCATTTCCACCTATTTTTTCTTTTCAGGCCTTTATTATGTCCAGGGCATCATTTCACCCATACTATTTGCCGGTATTCTAGCTATGCTGGTTTTGCCAATTTGTAATAAACTCGAAGAAAAAAAGGTAAGCCGGGGAATTTCAATAGTAATATGTCTTTTGCTTATTTTACTGGTCGTTAGTAGTGTAATATACCTGTTTACCTCTCAGCTTATAGAACTAAGTGATGATTTTCCATTTATCAAAAAAAGAGCGCTTGAGAAATATTCTGAGATTAATAAATTTATTGAACAGGAAACAAGAATATCTGTGAGTAAGCAGAATTCGATGCTGAAAGAAGGTATTCAGAAATTTCTTTCCGGTGCAGGAGATACTTTTAAAGAAATATTGATGAGTCTTAGCACCGGATTTGGCAATTTTCTTCTTGTTCTGATCTATATATTTTTCTTTTTATTACTCAGAGATAGAATAAAAAACTTTATTCTGATGCTGTTTAAGCCTGAATTACATGCGCAGGTAAATCTCATCATTAATAAAATCAAAAAACTTTCAATTCATTACTTGTCTGGATTATTAATTGAAATGATCATATATGGTGTGATTTCTTCAGCAGGATTTCTTCTTTTGGGATTGAAACAAGCTATATTTTTCGGTTTTCTTGGTGGTGTTCTAAATCTTATACCTTACCTGGGTGCACTTATAGGTGCCGCATTGCCTTTTGTTGTTGCATTAATATATGAGGATTCATTTATTTATCCTTTGGGAGTTATCGGAGTGGTTCTGGTGGTACAGTTTATTGATAATAATTTTGTGACACCAAAAATCGTTGCTGGATATATAAGAATAAATGCTTTGGCCTCTATTATAGTTATTTTTATAGGAGGGGCAATATGGGGAATTGACGGGATGGTCTTGTTTCTTCCATTGCTGGGTATCATGAAAATTATCTGTGATAATATTCCTGTACTTAAGCCATACGGATATCTGGTTGGAGAAGATGATGAGGAAGCTAGTGGGGGATTTGGAACAAAATTGAAGGACTGGATACAAAAAAAGTTGAAGAAAAAATAG
- a CDS encoding DUF4139 domain-containing protein produces the protein MRSFFLLFLLFFSFKIQGQKIIDNSEIKEVSVFSQGAEISRTFSIQLNPGKTEMIITGLSSNIDPASLHISSTPMVKIVSVSSRTDFSNEWKQTEELGKLNDSIEKINTKIEYKILQHDALEEERKSLLANSKRIGNAQGLSVTELDNALTYTRKKLDEINNLLLQREDEKQQLNKKLQKLIKRQKQILSADSAASAHIYLLAESSIQQKVTFTLNYYVKSCGWSPIFSVFYKNIQEPLKLEYKANILNNSGENWNSSKISLHAGNPSRSLTAPILETWVLSYHQKKRTGKNYGYYESGNEGSLSKKQIKKGATEEQEIELEEGEMIFNIEGEHTIPSSTREYLADIKQTILEASYLFQSVPKIDAKAYLIARIKDWEGLKLIEGEVNVYQNGTYTGKTYLDPLAAGDSLELSLGPDPAIQISRVKKKDFSTRKLIGLQLVESFSYEIDVRNLNSKPVQIEIFDQIPIAQQEEIQISLEEKDGASYIKENGKLTWKLDIPASMTSKIKLGYSVKFPRDKVVIIKRTGRVVCPRFH, from the coding sequence ATGAGATCATTTTTCCTGCTTTTCCTTTTATTTTTTTCATTTAAAATACAGGGACAAAAAATTATTGATAACTCTGAAATCAAAGAAGTCAGTGTGTTTTCACAAGGAGCTGAAATCAGCAGAACCTTTAGTATTCAGCTAAATCCGGGGAAAACAGAAATGATCATAACCGGCCTTTCTTCAAATATTGATCCTGCCAGTCTTCATATTTCATCGACACCTATGGTAAAGATTGTTTCCGTTTCAAGCAGAACAGACTTCTCAAACGAATGGAAGCAAACAGAAGAGCTTGGTAAATTGAATGACAGCATTGAAAAAATTAATACAAAGATTGAATATAAAATACTTCAACACGATGCATTGGAAGAAGAAAGGAAATCTCTTCTTGCCAACTCCAAACGTATTGGAAATGCCCAGGGCCTTTCTGTTACCGAACTAGACAATGCTTTGACCTATACAAGAAAAAAGCTGGATGAGATCAATAATCTCTTATTGCAAAGAGAAGACGAGAAACAGCAATTAAATAAAAAACTTCAAAAACTTATAAAACGTCAGAAACAGATATTAAGTGCAGACTCCGCAGCTTCGGCACATATATACCTATTGGCTGAAAGTTCTATACAGCAGAAAGTTACCTTCACACTTAACTACTATGTAAAATCCTGTGGATGGTCTCCCATATTTTCTGTTTTCTATAAAAACATACAGGAGCCTTTAAAACTTGAATACAAAGCCAATATTCTTAATAACTCAGGAGAAAACTGGAACAGTAGTAAAATTTCCCTTCACGCGGGAAATCCTTCCAGATCCCTTACGGCTCCAATATTAGAAACATGGGTATTATCTTATCATCAGAAAAAAAGGACTGGTAAAAACTATGGATATTATGAATCTGGAAATGAAGGTTCTCTGTCTAAAAAGCAAATCAAAAAAGGAGCTACAGAAGAACAGGAAATAGAGTTGGAAGAAGGTGAAATGATCTTTAATATCGAAGGAGAACATACCATTCCTTCTTCAACAAGAGAATACCTCGCTGATATAAAACAAACCATATTGGAAGCCTCCTATTTATTTCAGTCTGTACCAAAGATTGATGCTAAAGCTTATCTAATAGCCAGAATTAAAGACTGGGAAGGATTAAAGCTGATAGAAGGTGAGGTAAACGTTTATCAGAATGGGACTTATACCGGCAAGACTTACCTAGATCCATTGGCTGCCGGTGATTCTCTTGAACTTTCACTTGGCCCCGATCCTGCAATACAAATATCAAGAGTAAAGAAAAAAGATTTCAGTACACGAAAGCTTATAGGATTACAATTAGTGGAAAGTTTCAGTTATGAAATTGATGTGAGAAATCTTAATTCAAAACCCGTTCAGATTGAAATCTTTGATCAGATTCCAATAGCCCAACAGGAAGAAATACAGATATCATTGGAAGAAAAGGATGGGGCTTCTTATATCAAAGAAAATGGTAAACTTACCTGGAAGCTTGATATTCCTGCTTCCATGACTTCTAAAATCAAATTGGGCTACTCTGTTAAATTCCCAAGGGATAAAGTTGTCATTATTAAAAGAACCGGAAGAGTAGTTTGTCCGAGGTTTCATTAG
- a CDS encoding phytanoyl-CoA dioxygenase family protein — MPVNRNALIRYKTIDNCLQNRYRKWTLDDLIEACSEALYEYEGIDKGISKRSIQMDIQMMRSDKLGYNAPIIVLDKKYYTYEDPDYSITNIPLTGQDLNKLTEVVELLKQFSGFSHFQELSGMVQRLEDKIHSSKTNKSSVIDFEKNENLKGLQYLDSLYQAIINETPLNIVYKSFKSRTANTLSFHPYLLKEYRNRWFVLGITKRGQPMLNLALDRIEGLSPSNVSYIKYKQDDIKDYFKDVIGVSVNPNGEPENVMLFVDRTNAPYVITKPLHHSQQVIETTDNGIVISLKVQLNFELEKEILGFGDAVRVIKPETLKRRIRERLAHALDLYDADLTSSGIKTALQKAEGRGSAILQNVYTKKEVNKIKTIIQEYFNKTLPKGDKQVYAIRQLLIEIPELKSFLFNKNLKKILASKGDNLFLTKAIYFDKPPESNWYVTWHQDITINVNKKTETVGYTGWTQKGSVISVCPPEDILKNTLTIRIHLDDTDERNGGLKIIPGSHQKKLNNDQIATITQNSMALPCEVKAGGIHFMKPLLLHASSKVTNQKHRRVLHLEFNSLELPGDMEWGEKVVSNKFKV; from the coding sequence ATGCCAGTAAACCGAAACGCACTGATACGCTATAAGACCATTGACAACTGCTTACAGAATAGGTACAGAAAATGGACACTGGATGACCTGATCGAAGCTTGTTCTGAAGCACTTTATGAATACGAGGGAATTGACAAGGGAATTAGCAAAAGGTCCATCCAAATGGATATTCAGATGATGAGGAGCGATAAACTGGGCTATAATGCTCCTATTATCGTTTTGGATAAAAAATATTATACCTATGAAGACCCAGATTATTCCATCACCAATATCCCATTAACCGGACAGGATTTGAATAAGCTCACTGAAGTGGTAGAATTGTTAAAGCAATTCAGTGGTTTTAGTCATTTTCAGGAACTGAGCGGTATGGTACAGCGACTGGAAGATAAAATACATTCTTCCAAAACCAATAAAAGTTCAGTCATTGATTTTGAAAAAAATGAAAACCTCAAAGGTCTTCAGTATCTGGATAGTTTGTATCAGGCCATTATCAATGAAACACCTTTGAATATTGTATACAAGTCTTTCAAATCAAGAACAGCAAACACCTTGTCCTTTCATCCCTATTTATTAAAAGAATACCGTAACAGATGGTTTGTACTTGGCATCACCAAAAGAGGACAGCCTATGTTAAATCTGGCTCTGGACCGAATCGAAGGATTATCTCCTTCTAATGTATCTTATATAAAATATAAACAGGATGATATCAAGGACTATTTCAAAGACGTAATCGGTGTTTCTGTAAATCCTAATGGTGAGCCCGAAAATGTAATGCTTTTTGTAGATCGGACAAATGCTCCTTATGTAATTACCAAACCCCTTCATCATTCACAGCAAGTCATTGAGACCACTGACAATGGTATAGTAATCTCGTTAAAAGTCCAGCTTAACTTCGAACTGGAAAAAGAAATACTTGGATTTGGAGATGCAGTCAGAGTGATCAAGCCTGAGACTCTGAAAAGAAGAATCAGAGAAAGACTGGCTCATGCGTTGGACTTGTATGATGCGGACCTTACTTCCTCGGGCATAAAAACGGCCTTGCAGAAAGCAGAAGGAAGAGGCTCCGCTATCTTGCAAAATGTATATACTAAAAAAGAAGTCAACAAAATTAAAACTATTATTCAGGAGTATTTTAACAAAACACTTCCAAAAGGAGATAAACAGGTATATGCTATCAGACAATTATTAATTGAAATTCCAGAGCTTAAATCTTTTCTCTTTAATAAAAACTTAAAGAAAATACTTGCCAGCAAAGGAGACAATCTGTTTTTAACCAAAGCCATTTATTTTGATAAACCTCCTGAATCCAACTGGTATGTTACCTGGCATCAGGATATCACGATTAATGTCAATAAAAAAACAGAAACTGTAGGTTATACAGGATGGACTCAAAAAGGCAGTGTAATCAGCGTTTGTCCACCCGAAGACATTCTCAAAAACACTCTGACCATCAGAATCCATCTGGATGACACGGATGAAAGAAATGGTGGATTAAAAATAATCCCTGGATCTCATCAAAAGAAACTCAATAATGATCAGATAGCAACCATCACTCAGAACAGTATGGCACTACCTTGCGAAGTTAAAGCTGGTGGAATACATTTTATGAAACCGCTTTTATTACATGCTTCTTCGAAAGTGACAAATCAGAAACACCGGAGAGTACTTCATCTTGAGTTTAATTCTTTAGAATTACCGGGAGATATGGAATGGGGGGAGAAAGTTGTAAGTAATAAGTTTAAAGTTTAA
- a CDS encoding RtcB family protein, translating to MQNKGKINGNQLIEIGYPEGKVIGIALEVIQKEYSLMEPDEVLDIMKNVLASPSDFLNDLKTSFIAEELLKPNKKDEIIELLPSPRLYKIYGKEGIEAGAIKQMDTAMRLPVSIAGALMPDAHQGYGLPIGGVLATRNTVIPYGVGVDIGCRMCMSIFDIPAGYVETGKGDLMKMLVNNTMFGRATFKKPKDHEIISNPLFSEIEILRGLKERAYAQLGSSGGGNHFVEFGIVEVVDSNNEWNIAPGKYLSLLSHSGSRGMGATIANYYTKLAMETCKLPQEAKHLAWLDLDTEAGQEYWLAMNLAGDYASACHHQIHERMAIGLRTNPVAMIENHHNFAWKEKDEKGNDVIVHRKGATPAGKGVLGIIPGSMTAPGYVVRGKGDEASVNSASHGAGRAMSRTQAKNTLKPETVKQQLQKAGVELIGSGLDEAPMAYKDIRTVMEAQKDLVEVVGVFLPKIVRMCGDEKFQEVD from the coding sequence ATGCAGAATAAAGGGAAAATAAACGGAAATCAGTTAATTGAAATTGGATATCCGGAAGGTAAGGTAATTGGTATAGCTCTGGAGGTTATTCAAAAAGAGTACTCCTTAATGGAGCCGGACGAAGTGCTTGACATAATGAAAAATGTTTTGGCTTCTCCATCAGATTTTCTTAATGATTTAAAAACGTCTTTTATTGCTGAAGAATTGCTGAAACCGAATAAAAAGGATGAGATAATCGAACTTTTACCTTCTCCTCGTTTATATAAAATCTATGGAAAAGAAGGAATTGAAGCGGGAGCTATCAAACAGATGGACACAGCCATGAGACTTCCTGTTTCCATTGCAGGTGCTTTAATGCCTGATGCACATCAGGGGTATGGACTACCAATAGGTGGAGTCCTTGCTACAAGAAATACAGTAATACCTTATGGTGTAGGTGTGGATATCGGATGTCGTATGTGTATGTCCATTTTTGATATACCCGCAGGTTATGTAGAAACAGGAAAAGGAGATCTGATGAAGATGCTTGTTAATAATACTATGTTCGGCAGAGCTACTTTTAAGAAGCCCAAAGATCATGAAATTATTTCAAATCCCCTTTTCTCTGAAATTGAAATTCTGAGAGGTCTCAAAGAAAGGGCATATGCTCAACTTGGATCATCAGGTGGTGGAAACCACTTTGTGGAATTTGGTATAGTTGAGGTGGTAGATTCTAATAATGAATGGAATATCGCTCCTGGAAAGTATTTATCACTCTTGTCGCACTCAGGCTCAAGAGGAATGGGAGCAACGATTGCAAATTATTATACAAAACTGGCAATGGAAACTTGCAAGTTGCCTCAGGAAGCTAAACACCTTGCCTGGCTTGATCTTGATACTGAAGCAGGGCAAGAGTACTGGCTTGCCATGAATCTTGCAGGAGATTATGCATCAGCCTGTCATCATCAGATCCATGAAAGAATGGCTATTGGCTTAAGAACCAATCCTGTTGCTATGATTGAGAACCATCATAATTTTGCATGGAAAGAAAAGGATGAGAAAGGCAATGATGTAATCGTTCATAGAAAGGGAGCAACCCCTGCTGGCAAAGGTGTATTGGGTATTATTCCAGGTTCTATGACTGCTCCGGGTTATGTGGTAAGAGGTAAAGGTGATGAAGCATCTGTTAACTCTGCTTCCCATGGTGCGGGACGTGCAATGTCCAGAACGCAGGCTAAGAATACTCTTAAGCCGGAGACGGTAAAGCAGCAATTACAAAAGGCAGGCGTTGAATTGATTGGCTCTGGGTTGGACGAAGCACCGATGGCTTATAAAGACATCAGGACTGTTATGGAAGCTCAGAAAGATCTTGTTGAAGTTGTAGGAGTGTTCTTACCGAAAATCGTTAGAATGTGTGGAGATGAGAAGTTTCAGGAGGTTGATTAA